Proteins encoded within one genomic window of Bacillus thuringiensis:
- the pyrR gene encoding bifunctional pyrimidine operon transcriptional regulator/uracil phosphoribosyltransferase: protein MQEKAVVLDDQMIRRALTRISHEIVERNKGVDNCVLVGIKTRGIFIAQRLAERIGQIEGKEMEVGELDITLYRDDLTLQSKNEEPLVKGSDIPVDITKKKVILVDDVLYTGRTVRAAMDALMDLGRPSQIQLAVLVDRGHRELPIRADYVGKNIPTSSEERIEVDLQETDQQDRVSIYDK from the coding sequence ATGCAAGAGAAAGCTGTCGTTTTAGACGACCAAATGATTCGCCGCGCTTTAACACGAATTAGTCATGAAATCGTGGAACGAAATAAAGGTGTCGATAATTGTGTTCTTGTCGGAATTAAAACTCGTGGAATTTTTATTGCACAACGTTTGGCAGAACGAATTGGTCAAATTGAAGGAAAAGAAATGGAAGTTGGAGAGTTAGATATTACGTTATACCGTGATGACCTAACACTACAATCGAAAAATGAAGAACCACTTGTAAAAGGTTCTGATATCCCTGTAGATATTACGAAGAAAAAAGTTATCCTTGTGGATGATGTATTATATACAGGCAGAACAGTTCGAGCAGCAATGGATGCTCTTATGGATTTAGGTAGACCATCACAAATCCAACTAGCAGTTCTTGTTGATAGAGGTCATCGTGAACTACCAATTCGCGCTGATTATGTAGGAAAGAACATTCCAACATCAAGTGAAGAGCGTATCGAAGTTGATTTGCAAGAGACAGATCAACAAGATCGAGTAAGCATATACGATAAGTAA
- the uraA gene encoding uracil permease: MEQKPVLDVNEVPKPGKWLFLSIQHLFAMFGSTVLVPFLTGLNPSVALISSGLGTLAFLLITKGQVPAYLGSSFAFIAPIITAKTAGGPGAAMLGGLLAGLVYILISLGIKKSGSEWIMKLLPPIVVGPVVMVIGLALAHTAVNMAMNGADGKYSFTHFSVALVTLAITIICSIFGRGFFSIIPVLLGIIGGYIFAYFQGLVDLKPVAEAKWFVVPDFTVPFVTYTPEFSWKIVLLMVPVALVTISEHIGHQIVLGNVIKRDLIEKPGLHRSIFGDGIATLIASLIGGPPNTTYGENIGVLAITRAYSVYLFIGSAVFAIMFGFIGKISALIHSIPTPVMGGVSILLFGVIASSGLRMMVDDKTDLSDKRNLMIASVILVIGIGGAVLHVGESFQVEGMALAAIVGVLLNLLLPETKQIKQSKQIAS, encoded by the coding sequence ATGGAACAAAAGCCAGTGTTAGACGTTAATGAAGTACCGAAACCGGGAAAATGGTTATTTTTAAGTATACAACATTTGTTCGCGATGTTTGGATCAACAGTGCTTGTTCCGTTTTTAACAGGATTGAATCCGTCAGTAGCATTAATATCAAGTGGATTAGGAACGTTAGCGTTTCTTCTTATAACGAAAGGTCAAGTACCGGCCTACCTAGGATCATCATTCGCCTTTATCGCACCGATTATTACAGCGAAAACAGCAGGGGGACCTGGAGCGGCAATGCTCGGTGGTTTGCTAGCAGGACTTGTGTACATCTTAATCTCACTCGGAATTAAGAAATCAGGATCAGAGTGGATTATGAAATTACTTCCGCCAATCGTAGTTGGTCCAGTAGTAATGGTAATCGGTCTAGCTTTAGCACATACAGCAGTGAACATGGCGATGAACGGTGCGGATGGCAAATATAGCTTTACACACTTTTCAGTAGCATTAGTAACATTAGCAATTACAATTATATGCTCGATATTCGGAAGAGGATTTTTCAGTATCATACCAGTGTTACTTGGCATTATCGGTGGATATATCTTCGCTTACTTCCAAGGGCTAGTAGACTTAAAGCCGGTAGCTGAGGCGAAATGGTTTGTTGTACCAGATTTCACAGTACCATTTGTAACATACACACCAGAGTTTTCATGGAAGATTGTACTCTTGATGGTACCAGTTGCACTAGTAACAATTTCAGAACATATCGGACATCAAATTGTACTAGGAAATGTTATTAAAAGAGATCTAATTGAAAAACCAGGTTTACACCGTTCAATCTTCGGTGATGGGATAGCAACATTAATCGCATCACTAATCGGTGGGCCACCGAATACAACGTATGGTGAAAACATCGGTGTGCTAGCAATTACGAGAGCGTACAGTGTATACTTATTCATCGGTTCAGCAGTATTCGCAATCATGTTCGGATTTATCGGTAAGATTTCTGCACTAATTCATTCGATCCCAACACCAGTTATGGGTGGTGTATCAATCTTACTATTCGGTGTAATCGCATCAAGCGGATTACGCATGATGGTAGACGATAAAACAGATTTAAGTGATAAACGAAACTTAATGATTGCATCAGTAATACTAGTAATCGGTATTGGTGGAGCGGTACTTCACGTAGGAGAATCGTTCCAAGTAGAAGGAATGGCACTAGCAGCAATTGTAGGTGTGCTGTTAAATCTACTATTACCGGAAACAAAACAAATAAAACAATCTAAGCAGATTGCTTCATAA